One segment of Neodiprion fabricii isolate iyNeoFabr1 chromosome 1, iyNeoFabr1.1, whole genome shotgun sequence DNA contains the following:
- the LOC124188129 gene encoding lysosomal alpha-mannosidase isoform X1: MSKIPIYLPQLLFLAIFLFYSVGKECGATPLKNLESRESSKTCGYQACSKPSQNKLNIHLIPHTHDDVGWLKTVDQYYWGGRPLIAKAGVQYILDSVIHELLEDPNRRFIYVETAYLWKWWSYQSDRVKTDVRRLIDEGRLEIISGAWSMNDEAVTHYQSIIDQFTWGFRRLNDTFGSCARPHVGWQIDPFGHSREQASLFAQMGFDGLFFGRLDYQDKRNRMDKKTAEMIWKGSDSLGNKADLFTSVLFNTYSPPPGFCFDILCADEPIIDDPQSPDYNVDRRVAQLLVFAETQQSFYRTNNIIMTMGDDFNYQSAELWYKNLDKLIRYANERHGSTVNVFYSTPSCYLKAVNEQALSWPTKSDDFFPYASDPHTYWSGYYSSRPTIKFYERMGNNYLQASKQLSALTNISTSETYLNPYREAMGVLQHHDAITGTEKQQVAQDYARILSEAMKGGEQILSDALGSLISTRNQRRSRDGADVHFYTCYQLNISSCPHTEENNNFVLTLYNPQSRVVSTFVRIPVTGNSYVVRDFTGASIVTQIIPIPPEVLAIPGRESSAINELVFRARNVPAFGYQAYYVTKSNKNIERVRNESFTEATIQNEFFNVSITDDGSTCALRTIRSGVTNMRIAQSFHYYESSQGNNEEFENRSSGAYIFRPKNATPKNITNVGSYQIYTGPLVQEIHMKINEWISQIVRLYTGENYIECDWLVGPIPVDDKIGKEIITRYSSNLATGNVFYTDSNGREMLRREKNFRPTWALQLAEPVAGNYYPITAKITIKDRINKLRMSVLNDRAQGGTSLNEGQVELMLHRRILNDDAFGVGEALNEIAYGKGLVVRGRHQIVTGTNLDRSSSILMEKQMAWNLLNPPCILVSPAGGRTFEEWRNHHRMQGSGLTKQLPPNVRILTLEPWKDGGLLFRLEHMFEIGEDTRYSHPVEINIKDLFLPFTVTNARETTLGGNQWLNESERLRWVSDSNEVHRERENVRVVDTGLIDDANEVINVLLHPMEIRTFLIEISI, encoded by the exons ATGTCGAAGATTCCGATCTACTTGCCACAACTTTTATTCTTAGCAATTTTCCTGTTTTATTCggtgggaaaagaatgtggCGCAACTccgttaaaaaatttggaatcacGAGAAAGTTCGAAGACCTGCGGCTATCAA GCTTGTTCAAAACCCAGCCAAAACAAATTGAATATCCATTTAATTCCGCACACCCATGACGATGTTGGCTGGTTAAAGACAGTCGATCAGTATTACTGGGGAG GCCGTCCCTTGATTGCAAAAGCTGGAGTCCAATACATTTTGGATAGCGTTATCCACGAACTACTTGAAGATCCAAACAGAAG GTTCATCTACGTGGAGACCGCCTACCTGTGGAAGTGGTGGTCGTATCAAAGTGACCGAGTTAAGACAGATGTTCGGAGACTCATTGATGAAGGTCGGCTGGAAATAATAAGCGGGGCATGGAGTATGAATGACGAGGCGGTCACTCATTATCAATCAATCATCGATCAGTTCACCTGGGGCTTCAG GCGCCTTAACGACACATTCGGATCGTGTGCACGTCCCCACGTCGGATGGCAAATAGACCCCTTTGGCCACTCGAGGGAGCAGGCCTCGTTATTTGCTCAGATGGGCTTCGACGGTCTCTTCTTCGGTAGGCTGGATTATCAGGATAAGAGAAACCGCATGGATAAGAAAACAGCTGAAATGATTTGGAAAGGGAGTGACAGTTTGG GAAACAAGGCCGATCTGTTCACGAGCGTCCTTTTCAACACTTACAGTCCTCCGCCCGGGTTTTGTTTCGATATACTCTGTGCAGACGAGCCAATAATCGATGACCCTCAAAGTCCCGACTACAATGTTGACCGTAGG GTGGCGCAGTTACTGGTTTTTGCAGAAACGCAACAAAGTTTTTATCGAACAAATAACATAATCATGACTATGGGGGATGATTTCAATTACCAAAGTGCAGAACTGTGGTACaaaaatttggataaattAATCAg ATACGCGAACGAACGCCACGGAAGTACAGTAAACGTGTTTTACTCGACACCGTCCTGTTACCTGAAAGCCGTCAACGAGCAGGCCCTCTCTTGGCCAACCAAGTCTGACGACTTCTTTCCATACGCCAGCGACCCCCACACCTACTGGTCAGGATATTACAGTTCGAGGCCAACAATCAAATTTTACGAGAGAATGGGAAATAATTACCTACAA gCATCAAAGCAACTTTCAGCATTGACTAATATATCGACGTCGGAAACATATCTGAATCCGTATCGTGAAGCGATGGGTGTACTTCAACACCACGATGCGATTACTGGAACTGAAAAGCAGCAGGTTGCTCAGGATTACGCGAGAATTTTATCCGAGGCCATGAAGGGCGGAGAACAGATTTTATCAGATGCGCTTGG AAGCTTGATTTCGACAAGAAACCAAAGGAGATCTCGCGACGGTGCAGACGTTCATTTCTATACTTGTTACCAACTAAACATCAGCTCTTGCCCACACACGGAAGAAAATAACAACTTTGTCCTCACTCTGTACAATCCGCAAAGTAGAGTGGTCTCGACCTTTGTTCGCATTCCCGTAACAGGAAATTCATACGTCGTTCGAGACTTCACTG GTGCTAGTATTGTCACGCAAATCATTCCAATACCGCCCGAAGTCCTGGCAATTCCAGGCAGAGAGAGTTCAGCGATCAACGAATTAGTTTTTCGTGCTCGAAATGTCCCAGCTTTTGGTTACCAGGCCTACTATGTTACTAAAAGTAACAAGAATATTGAACGCGTACGCAACGAAAGCTTTACCGAAGCGACGATACAAAATGAG TTCTTCAACGTCTCAATAACCGATGACGGAAGCACGTGTGCCTTGCGTACAATCCGGTCCGGTGTTACGAACATGAGAATTGCCCAATCCTTCCACTATTACGAAAGCAGTCAAGGCAATAACgaggaatttgaaaatcgctctTCCGGAGCGTACATATTCAGGCCGAAGAATGCCACCCCCAAGAATATAACAAATGTTGGCAGCTACCAGATTTATACGG GTCCACTGGTTCAGGAAATACATATGAAGATTAACGAATGGATCAGTCAAATTGTCAGGCTTTACACTGGCGAAAATTATATAGAGTGTGATTGGCTAGTAGGCCCAATCCCCGTCGA TGATAAAATTGGCAAAGAAATCATAACAAGATACTCTAGCAACCTGGCCACGGGAAACGTGTTTTATACCGACAGCAACGGTCGCGAAATGTTAAGacgcgagaaaaatttccgtcCCACGTGGGCGTTGCAGCTCGCCGAACCTGTTGCGGGTAACTATTACCCTATCACCGCCAAAATCACTATCAAggatagaataaataaattgagaaTGAGCGTCCTGAATGACCGAGCTCAAGGTGGCACCAGTCTCAACGAAGGCCAAGTGGAATTGATG CTACATCGCAGGATATTGAATGATGATGCTTTCGGCGTTGGCGAAGCTTTGAACGAGATAGCATACGGAAAGGGACTGGTCGTACGTGGCCGGCACCAGATCGTAACAGGGACAAATTTGGACCGTAGCTCAAGTATCCTGATGGAAAAGCAGATGGCCTGGAATTTATTAAATCCCCCGTGCATCCTCGTATCCCCGGCGGGTGGTCGAACTTTTGAGGAATGGCGTAATCATCACCGAATGCAG GGATCTGGCCTTACGAAGCAGCTACCCCCGAACGTGCGTATTTTGACCCTAGAGCCATGGAAGGATGGTGGACTACTGTTCAGGCTTGAGCACATGTTTGAAATTGGTGAAGACACAAGATACTCTCACCCTGTGGAAATCAATATCAAG GATCTTTTCCTTCCCTTCACGGTAACGAATGCACGAGAAACAACGTTGGGAGGAAATCAATGGTTGAACGAGTCAGAGCGTTTAAGATGGGTGAGTGATTCGAACGAAGTGCACCGTGAACGGGAAAATGTGAGAGTTGTTGATACAGGATTAATAGACGACGCCAACGAAGTTATCAACGTCCTTCTACACCCGATGGAGATTCGTACTTTTCTcatagaaatttcaatttga
- the LOC124188129 gene encoding lysosomal alpha-mannosidase isoform X4, with protein sequence MSKIPIYLPQLLFLAIFLFYSVGKECGATPLKNLESRESSKTCGYQACSKPSQNKLNIHLIPHTHDDVGWLKTVDQYYWGGRPLIAKAGVQYILDSVIHELLEDPNRRFIYVETAYLWKWWSYQSDRVKTDVRRLIDEGRLEIISGAWSMNDEAVTHYQSIIDQFTWGFRYANERHGSTVNVFYSTPSCYLKAVNEQALSWPTKSDDFFPYASDPHTYWSGYYSSRPTIKFYERMGNNYLQASKQLSALTNISTSETYLNPYREAMGVLQHHDAITGTEKQQVAQDYARILSEAMKGGEQILSDALGSLISTRNQRRSRDGADVHFYTCYQLNISSCPHTEENNNFVLTLYNPQSRVVSTFVRIPVTGNSYVVRDFTGASIVTQIIPIPPEVLAIPGRESSAINELVFRARNVPAFGYQAYYVTKSNKNIERVRNESFTEATIQNEFFNVSITDDGSTCALRTIRSGVTNMRIAQSFHYYESSQGNNEEFENRSSGAYIFRPKNATPKNITNVGSYQIYTGPLVQEIHMKINEWISQIVRLYTGENYIECDWLVGPIPVDDKIGKEIITRYSSNLATGNVFYTDSNGREMLRREKNFRPTWALQLAEPVAGNYYPITAKITIKDRINKLRMSVLNDRAQGGTSLNEGQVELMLHRRILNDDAFGVGEALNEIAYGKGLVVRGRHQIVTGTNLDRSSSILMEKQMAWNLLNPPCILVSPAGGRTFEEWRNHHRMQGSGLTKQLPPNVRILTLEPWKDGGLLFRLEHMFEIGEDTRYSHPVEINIKDLFLPFTVTNARETTLGGNQWLNESERLRWVSDSNEVHRERENVRVVDTGLIDDANEVINVLLHPMEIRTFLIEISI encoded by the exons ATGTCGAAGATTCCGATCTACTTGCCACAACTTTTATTCTTAGCAATTTTCCTGTTTTATTCggtgggaaaagaatgtggCGCAACTccgttaaaaaatttggaatcacGAGAAAGTTCGAAGACCTGCGGCTATCAA GCTTGTTCAAAACCCAGCCAAAACAAATTGAATATCCATTTAATTCCGCACACCCATGACGATGTTGGCTGGTTAAAGACAGTCGATCAGTATTACTGGGGAG GCCGTCCCTTGATTGCAAAAGCTGGAGTCCAATACATTTTGGATAGCGTTATCCACGAACTACTTGAAGATCCAAACAGAAG GTTCATCTACGTGGAGACCGCCTACCTGTGGAAGTGGTGGTCGTATCAAAGTGACCGAGTTAAGACAGATGTTCGGAGACTCATTGATGAAGGTCGGCTGGAAATAATAAGCGGGGCATGGAGTATGAATGACGAGGCGGTCACTCATTATCAATCAATCATCGATCAGTTCACCTGGGGCTTCAG ATACGCGAACGAACGCCACGGAAGTACAGTAAACGTGTTTTACTCGACACCGTCCTGTTACCTGAAAGCCGTCAACGAGCAGGCCCTCTCTTGGCCAACCAAGTCTGACGACTTCTTTCCATACGCCAGCGACCCCCACACCTACTGGTCAGGATATTACAGTTCGAGGCCAACAATCAAATTTTACGAGAGAATGGGAAATAATTACCTACAA gCATCAAAGCAACTTTCAGCATTGACTAATATATCGACGTCGGAAACATATCTGAATCCGTATCGTGAAGCGATGGGTGTACTTCAACACCACGATGCGATTACTGGAACTGAAAAGCAGCAGGTTGCTCAGGATTACGCGAGAATTTTATCCGAGGCCATGAAGGGCGGAGAACAGATTTTATCAGATGCGCTTGG AAGCTTGATTTCGACAAGAAACCAAAGGAGATCTCGCGACGGTGCAGACGTTCATTTCTATACTTGTTACCAACTAAACATCAGCTCTTGCCCACACACGGAAGAAAATAACAACTTTGTCCTCACTCTGTACAATCCGCAAAGTAGAGTGGTCTCGACCTTTGTTCGCATTCCCGTAACAGGAAATTCATACGTCGTTCGAGACTTCACTG GTGCTAGTATTGTCACGCAAATCATTCCAATACCGCCCGAAGTCCTGGCAATTCCAGGCAGAGAGAGTTCAGCGATCAACGAATTAGTTTTTCGTGCTCGAAATGTCCCAGCTTTTGGTTACCAGGCCTACTATGTTACTAAAAGTAACAAGAATATTGAACGCGTACGCAACGAAAGCTTTACCGAAGCGACGATACAAAATGAG TTCTTCAACGTCTCAATAACCGATGACGGAAGCACGTGTGCCTTGCGTACAATCCGGTCCGGTGTTACGAACATGAGAATTGCCCAATCCTTCCACTATTACGAAAGCAGTCAAGGCAATAACgaggaatttgaaaatcgctctTCCGGAGCGTACATATTCAGGCCGAAGAATGCCACCCCCAAGAATATAACAAATGTTGGCAGCTACCAGATTTATACGG GTCCACTGGTTCAGGAAATACATATGAAGATTAACGAATGGATCAGTCAAATTGTCAGGCTTTACACTGGCGAAAATTATATAGAGTGTGATTGGCTAGTAGGCCCAATCCCCGTCGA TGATAAAATTGGCAAAGAAATCATAACAAGATACTCTAGCAACCTGGCCACGGGAAACGTGTTTTATACCGACAGCAACGGTCGCGAAATGTTAAGacgcgagaaaaatttccgtcCCACGTGGGCGTTGCAGCTCGCCGAACCTGTTGCGGGTAACTATTACCCTATCACCGCCAAAATCACTATCAAggatagaataaataaattgagaaTGAGCGTCCTGAATGACCGAGCTCAAGGTGGCACCAGTCTCAACGAAGGCCAAGTGGAATTGATG CTACATCGCAGGATATTGAATGATGATGCTTTCGGCGTTGGCGAAGCTTTGAACGAGATAGCATACGGAAAGGGACTGGTCGTACGTGGCCGGCACCAGATCGTAACAGGGACAAATTTGGACCGTAGCTCAAGTATCCTGATGGAAAAGCAGATGGCCTGGAATTTATTAAATCCCCCGTGCATCCTCGTATCCCCGGCGGGTGGTCGAACTTTTGAGGAATGGCGTAATCATCACCGAATGCAG GGATCTGGCCTTACGAAGCAGCTACCCCCGAACGTGCGTATTTTGACCCTAGAGCCATGGAAGGATGGTGGACTACTGTTCAGGCTTGAGCACATGTTTGAAATTGGTGAAGACACAAGATACTCTCACCCTGTGGAAATCAATATCAAG GATCTTTTCCTTCCCTTCACGGTAACGAATGCACGAGAAACAACGTTGGGAGGAAATCAATGGTTGAACGAGTCAGAGCGTTTAAGATGGGTGAGTGATTCGAACGAAGTGCACCGTGAACGGGAAAATGTGAGAGTTGTTGATACAGGATTAATAGACGACGCCAACGAAGTTATCAACGTCCTTCTACACCCGATGGAGATTCGTACTTTTCTcatagaaatttcaatttga
- the LOC124188129 gene encoding lysosomal alpha-mannosidase isoform X2, with protein sequence MSKIPIYLPQLLFLAIFLFYSVGKECGATPLKNLESRESSKTCGYQACSKPSQNKLNIHLIPHTHDDVGWLKTVDQYYWGGRPLIAKAGVQYILDSVIHELLEDPNRRFIYVETAYLWKWWSYQSDRVKTDVRRLIDEGRLEIISGAWSMNDEAVTHYQSIIDQFTWGFRRLNDTFGSCARPHVGWQIDPFGHSREQASLFAQMGFDGLFFGRLDYQDKRNRMDKKTAEMIWKGSDSLGNKADLFTSVLFNTYSPPPGFCFDILCADEPIIDDPQSPDYNVDRRISSLVEYATTQSKYYRTNNVILTMGGDFTYQVAETWYKNLDKLLRYANERHGSTVNVFYSTPSCYLKAVNEQALSWPTKSDDFFPYASDPHTYWSGYYSSRPTIKFYERMGNNYLQASKQLSALTNISTSETYLNPYREAMGVLQHHDAITGTEKQQVAQDYARILSEAMKGGEQILSDALGSLISTRNQRRSRDGADVHFYTCYQLNISSCPHTEENNNFVLTLYNPQSRVVSTFVRIPVTGNSYVVRDFTGASIVTQIIPIPPEVLAIPGRESSAINELVFRARNVPAFGYQAYYVTKSNKNIERVRNESFTEATIQNEFFNVSITDDGSTCALRTIRSGVTNMRIAQSFHYYESSQGNNEEFENRSSGAYIFRPKNATPKNITNVGSYQIYTGPLVQEIHMKINEWISQIVRLYTGENYIECDWLVGPIPVDDKIGKEIITRYSSNLATGNVFYTDSNGREMLRREKNFRPTWALQLAEPVAGNYYPITAKITIKDRINKLRMSVLNDRAQGGTSLNEGQVELMLHRRILNDDAFGVGEALNEIAYGKGLVVRGRHQIVTGTNLDRSSSILMEKQMAWNLLNPPCILVSPAGGRTFEEWRNHHRMQGSGLTKQLPPNVRILTLEPWKDGGLLFRLEHMFEIGEDTRYSHPVEINIKDLFLPFTVTNARETTLGGNQWLNESERLRWVSDSNEVHRERENVRVVDTGLIDDANEVINVLLHPMEIRTFLIEISI encoded by the exons ATGTCGAAGATTCCGATCTACTTGCCACAACTTTTATTCTTAGCAATTTTCCTGTTTTATTCggtgggaaaagaatgtggCGCAACTccgttaaaaaatttggaatcacGAGAAAGTTCGAAGACCTGCGGCTATCAA GCTTGTTCAAAACCCAGCCAAAACAAATTGAATATCCATTTAATTCCGCACACCCATGACGATGTTGGCTGGTTAAAGACAGTCGATCAGTATTACTGGGGAG GCCGTCCCTTGATTGCAAAAGCTGGAGTCCAATACATTTTGGATAGCGTTATCCACGAACTACTTGAAGATCCAAACAGAAG GTTCATCTACGTGGAGACCGCCTACCTGTGGAAGTGGTGGTCGTATCAAAGTGACCGAGTTAAGACAGATGTTCGGAGACTCATTGATGAAGGTCGGCTGGAAATAATAAGCGGGGCATGGAGTATGAATGACGAGGCGGTCACTCATTATCAATCAATCATCGATCAGTTCACCTGGGGCTTCAG GCGCCTTAACGACACATTCGGATCGTGTGCACGTCCCCACGTCGGATGGCAAATAGACCCCTTTGGCCACTCGAGGGAGCAGGCCTCGTTATTTGCTCAGATGGGCTTCGACGGTCTCTTCTTCGGTAGGCTGGATTATCAGGATAAGAGAAACCGCATGGATAAGAAAACAGCTGAAATGATTTGGAAAGGGAGTGACAGTTTGG GAAACAAGGCCGATCTGTTCACGAGCGTCCTTTTCAACACTTACAGTCCTCCGCCCGGGTTTTGTTTCGATATACTCTGTGCAGACGAGCCAATAATCGATGACCCTCAAAGTCCCGACTACAATGTTGACCGTAGG ATTTCGTCGCTCGTCGAGTACGCCACAACCCAGTCTAAATATTACCGAACGAATAATGTCATATTGACGATGGGAGGAGATTTCACGTATCAAGTTGCCGAAACGTGGTACAAAAACTTGGACAAACTGCTGAG ATACGCGAACGAACGCCACGGAAGTACAGTAAACGTGTTTTACTCGACACCGTCCTGTTACCTGAAAGCCGTCAACGAGCAGGCCCTCTCTTGGCCAACCAAGTCTGACGACTTCTTTCCATACGCCAGCGACCCCCACACCTACTGGTCAGGATATTACAGTTCGAGGCCAACAATCAAATTTTACGAGAGAATGGGAAATAATTACCTACAA gCATCAAAGCAACTTTCAGCATTGACTAATATATCGACGTCGGAAACATATCTGAATCCGTATCGTGAAGCGATGGGTGTACTTCAACACCACGATGCGATTACTGGAACTGAAAAGCAGCAGGTTGCTCAGGATTACGCGAGAATTTTATCCGAGGCCATGAAGGGCGGAGAACAGATTTTATCAGATGCGCTTGG AAGCTTGATTTCGACAAGAAACCAAAGGAGATCTCGCGACGGTGCAGACGTTCATTTCTATACTTGTTACCAACTAAACATCAGCTCTTGCCCACACACGGAAGAAAATAACAACTTTGTCCTCACTCTGTACAATCCGCAAAGTAGAGTGGTCTCGACCTTTGTTCGCATTCCCGTAACAGGAAATTCATACGTCGTTCGAGACTTCACTG GTGCTAGTATTGTCACGCAAATCATTCCAATACCGCCCGAAGTCCTGGCAATTCCAGGCAGAGAGAGTTCAGCGATCAACGAATTAGTTTTTCGTGCTCGAAATGTCCCAGCTTTTGGTTACCAGGCCTACTATGTTACTAAAAGTAACAAGAATATTGAACGCGTACGCAACGAAAGCTTTACCGAAGCGACGATACAAAATGAG TTCTTCAACGTCTCAATAACCGATGACGGAAGCACGTGTGCCTTGCGTACAATCCGGTCCGGTGTTACGAACATGAGAATTGCCCAATCCTTCCACTATTACGAAAGCAGTCAAGGCAATAACgaggaatttgaaaatcgctctTCCGGAGCGTACATATTCAGGCCGAAGAATGCCACCCCCAAGAATATAACAAATGTTGGCAGCTACCAGATTTATACGG GTCCACTGGTTCAGGAAATACATATGAAGATTAACGAATGGATCAGTCAAATTGTCAGGCTTTACACTGGCGAAAATTATATAGAGTGTGATTGGCTAGTAGGCCCAATCCCCGTCGA TGATAAAATTGGCAAAGAAATCATAACAAGATACTCTAGCAACCTGGCCACGGGAAACGTGTTTTATACCGACAGCAACGGTCGCGAAATGTTAAGacgcgagaaaaatttccgtcCCACGTGGGCGTTGCAGCTCGCCGAACCTGTTGCGGGTAACTATTACCCTATCACCGCCAAAATCACTATCAAggatagaataaataaattgagaaTGAGCGTCCTGAATGACCGAGCTCAAGGTGGCACCAGTCTCAACGAAGGCCAAGTGGAATTGATG CTACATCGCAGGATATTGAATGATGATGCTTTCGGCGTTGGCGAAGCTTTGAACGAGATAGCATACGGAAAGGGACTGGTCGTACGTGGCCGGCACCAGATCGTAACAGGGACAAATTTGGACCGTAGCTCAAGTATCCTGATGGAAAAGCAGATGGCCTGGAATTTATTAAATCCCCCGTGCATCCTCGTATCCCCGGCGGGTGGTCGAACTTTTGAGGAATGGCGTAATCATCACCGAATGCAG GGATCTGGCCTTACGAAGCAGCTACCCCCGAACGTGCGTATTTTGACCCTAGAGCCATGGAAGGATGGTGGACTACTGTTCAGGCTTGAGCACATGTTTGAAATTGGTGAAGACACAAGATACTCTCACCCTGTGGAAATCAATATCAAG GATCTTTTCCTTCCCTTCACGGTAACGAATGCACGAGAAACAACGTTGGGAGGAAATCAATGGTTGAACGAGTCAGAGCGTTTAAGATGGGTGAGTGATTCGAACGAAGTGCACCGTGAACGGGAAAATGTGAGAGTTGTTGATACAGGATTAATAGACGACGCCAACGAAGTTATCAACGTCCTTCTACACCCGATGGAGATTCGTACTTTTCTcatagaaatttcaatttga